In the Arachis ipaensis cultivar K30076 chromosome B04, Araip1.1, whole genome shotgun sequence genome, CTCAGCCTCCAAACCCAGACACACCCATCCCCAAGAACATTCATTTCTAAACCCAGAAAGCCTCAACTACATCCTGAAATAAGAGCAAAATCATGGTAAAACACAACAAAAACTCCACCGATAGAAATGCAAGCCACAATCTAATAGAACGAATTCTCCCTGTAACATTACCTAGCTTCATCACAATCTTCATATCCTTCTCCTCTGCTACAGTGCTACTCGAATCACATTCGCATTTCCAGTGCCACGGATGTCATCTTTCTTTGCTCCTATTAGTGCTTTGGCCAACCCTATTCATTCTCCTTCAATCTCATACAAAGTATTGGCAATCCTTTGTCTGCAAATGAAAACAACATAAACCCTAGGTATCAACAAAACCCCAGCACCATGAAAAAAATAGATTAACCTTGTACGTACCTTCCATTGAGGACAACTAATAACCCATCTCCCAGAATTAGTAGCTGTGCCAAACTCAAGGAGAATCACGTCCATACCACAGTTGCATTTGCCATCAACTTTGCTCTCACCCTTCATCCATGAACTTGCAGACCCAAAAAGACTGCTGCTACCGTTCGACTGCGTTTACGGGATTACAAATTAGTTTTCTCTCTTTCGTGGTCAGATTTGTAAGCATTTAAATCTTTCAGGGTCAGTTTTGGTAGTTTATTCTTATTATGTATTAGAGTATCGATCTTATCCTTCTCTTTTGTTCATGAATTTATCGGTTTCGATCAAATTCCTCTAACTTTTTCTGTAGCACTACACAACATCTTTTTAACAATGTACCAGTAAAAGCGTGCACGTTAATTTATAGTTCCACAATAAAAGTATCCTTTTAAAAGGGTACATAGGAAATATATCCAGAGAAATACTTCTCTTGCATAGGCACCAATTACTTGTGTTACTTGAGTTCTTAGGATTTCGCCCTTATGATTAACACTAGTAACACTGCTACTCAACTTATAATGCCATAAGAGTTAAACGACTCAACATTGCTGTCTTGTGGAAGTTAAATTTTATTATCTGGACTAATGGATTGCTAAGTCAGTCTACACCAACACCAAGTCCACCTTACAATGACATTATCATATACAGCAGGACCAGGAGTAACAGGAAGGATACCGAAAACAAAGCAAGACAATACCTCATCAACTCCTGCTCCCAATCCACTTCAAAAGAATATGTAACAGGAACATAATCATGGGGTTCAAGGCCTAGTTCTTCTTGTGCTGCTTTTAAATTCTCCTCAAAAGATTTCACACTTCCAATattgaaataaaatttatactgCCCACCAGTTCCCTTCGCGGGGAGGGTTCCTTCGACAACTTCACTGTCTGTTTGGTTACGTGGAGTATTCCTCACGTATATTCTGGCAATTGACTTATTTATTGACACAACAATATGGTCTACTAAACGTGGCTCCAAAAGCTCATATTTAAACTCCTGAAAGTTAATCTGCACATAATCAAATTATTCTTGATGTCAGCACGAAATCATATAACGAAACAGAAGAAACTAACAAAACCAGACACAAAAAAACCATCTTATAGCCAGGAGGAACAGTGGTGTAATCTCTTCTTACAAATCATGCAAAGTCATCCTTATTATAGCAAGCACTGCACAGCTCAAACAAAATTCAAGACTTGCAACGACCAAATTCTTGAAATGGAGCTTCAATACAAGCAAGCTGTTGGTGACAGCAGCATAGAGCTCATCTAGCAGATACACCATTTTTCCCATATGAATAACTTTAGCCATAGAGAAATTCACCAAGTAAAATCAGTAAGGGGTATATCAATTAAATGAGCTTCATATAAGAGTCCCTGAAAATAAAACTTCCAATGGTACACGCATGCAAATGAGGATAAGGACTAAGGAGAAGACAAGGAATCAGGGAGGGCTCCTAATGATATAAAAAATGCAGGTCTCAGAAAAGATACTGATGTAGCATCAAAAGAATTCAGCATACAACGTAATGTGATGCATGATATAAAATAGCACCAGTTTTTATGAGCTCTGCTATTTCCATGTATCCCAATACATTGAAAGATGAAGACAATTGAGGCAAAAAGTATCACTTATCTGGGCAATACATGGTGAACTTTTCATGCATTTGAAATCACTGATTTCATCAAATGAAAAGCAGGTATTTGTATATCTCAAGTTCTCAACTCAACCCAATTTCACTGATCCAACAAATTCAAACCAAGCAACAGGCACTGGTAATATGCTTAAAGCTATGCTTACCTGTTGCCCTTCAGGACGATAAAAGCATGCAACCGTGATTAGCGCCATTACCAAAGAAGAGATAAAAAGTTGCTTAAAGGGAATAAAGTAAACATTTCCATGATCATCTCTGTTTGTCTCTGACTCTTCTGAAATTAGAAGGAGCAAACGTACACATTACAAAAGTTATAGCACGATACGCCAAAcccaagaagaataaagaaaaattaaaagagcaTCTACAAGTCTATAAGAACTACACAAAAAGTTAAACAACTGTTAACCTATTATTAGTTGATATTAGTGCACCAATCACACAATTTGCAATGATCAACTTCCCACAATACACAGTACACAGATGGCACAGCAAAAGCCCTAACTTACTATTCTTCTTAGATCTTTCGCTGAAAAACAACCGGTAATGAATCTTAGGGTTCGCCGGAACACACTTAAAATCAGGCAAACTGGAAAGGATTCCGTTTCCACGAGCTCTAGCATGAGCAACATATCCCCTGAAAAACCTTAATCCCAATTCTGTTCCTTGTGAATGCACATTCGTTCGCGTAGCTCCGAGAAGGGTTCCCAATTTCGCATCACCGCGCAAATATTCCTGCAATCCAAATCCAAAGTTGGAACTTCTACACTATATTCTGAGGTGCAAACGGAACTCGGATCgaaagagggaaaaaaaaagggagaaggTTTCTTACTTTGGCCCGTGAAGAGCGCGAGAGTGAGCGCCCAATCCTTGAAAAAATCATGATTGGAAGAAAACACAgacagaggaagaagaagaattaagCGTGAAGAGTGAATTGGATAGATCT is a window encoding:
- the LOC107635320 gene encoding ATP-dependent zinc metalloprotease FTSH 3, mitochondrial isoform X2, whose amino-acid sequence is MIFSRIGRSLSRSSRAKEYLRGDAKLGTLLGATRTNVHSQGTELGLRFFRGYVAHARARGNGILSSLPDFKCVPANPKIHYRLFFSERSKKNKESETNRDDHGNVYFIPFKQLFISSLVMALITVACFYRPEGQQINFQEFKYELLEPRLVDHIVVSINKSIARIYVRNTPRNQTDSEVVEGTLPAKGTGGQYKFYFNIGSVKSFEENLKAAQEELGLEPHDYVPVTYSFEVDWEQELMSRTVAAVFLGLQVHG
- the LOC107635320 gene encoding ATP-dependent zinc metalloprotease FTSH 3, mitochondrial isoform X1 encodes the protein MIFSRIGRSLSRSSRAKEYLRGDAKLGTLLGATRTNVHSQGTELGLRFFRGYVAHARARGNGILSSLPDFKCVPANPKIHYRLFFSERSKKNKESETNRDDHGNVYFIPFKQLFISSLVMALITVACFYRPEGQQINFQEFKYELLEPRLVDHIVVSINKSIARIYVRNTPRNQTDSEVVEGTLPAKGTGGQYKFYFNIGSVKSFEENLKAAQEELGLEPHDYVPVTYSFEVDWEQELMRYCLALFSVSFLLLLVLLYMIMSL